The proteins below come from a single Gossypium raimondii isolate GPD5lz chromosome 2, ASM2569854v1, whole genome shotgun sequence genomic window:
- the LOC105781907 gene encoding PHD finger protein MALE MEIOCYTE DEATH 1, which produces MSIPILETCRKRKRRPKLFGLHSFAEPGCPINPTGPFRDNIRIFLKQCAEPEDYCVKGMPLWCTLLVRDKSCVVPLYTIEEGVNHSLNPFCDHCRCTGWGNHLVSKRKYHVVIPNDRDWNKPLEDNVLNIHSHLLHGLIHCNGFGHLLCINGIEGGSKYLYGREIMDLWDRICEILKARKISVEDASKKHGMDLRLLHGVAYGHTWFGRWGYKFCRGSYGVSEENYDRAIEILSSQKLDKIIQDFSDREQSRQIKCMVQHYRDLSESQLVTIRDLFKFMLTIKSRSALQKKLVAATAAPSASVQKNSIRISFHKKDNSKEKYLRCKRFTSVIAHMDSRWPAKRLEFAAEVIVDALKQHKSEVGHGGMTRQDLRDAARMHIGDTGLLDYVLKSMNNVIVGCHIVRRGINSARVLEYTIDDVDPVKDLKLLEATEEIHQKPLPDLLPAPAPVPGTDVYNDVVYLYNNTLLNYPESELLELATQAVLDSKHFVKDRPFRDEDDQLLRFFCQVMPGLFDAENMATETSPAGELVMVPLHATVFDLKQAAEKALRDTYCIMDKFVVTEVDNLGEMEDRDVLFGALESGAEILVRGSGIDLDSNLKHEGGADNWIVRCECGARDDDGERMIACDICEVWQHTRCCGIEDSEAVPPLFVCPGCCTSFGPPMTNSPLEFQCSDDLLLDSATMYGMDYEYDNCIGLLQ; this is translated from the exons ATGTCGATCCCAATCCTAGAGACGTGcaggaaaagaaagagaaggcCAAAGTTATTTGGGTTACATTCATTTGCAGAACCTGGTTGCCCAATAAACCCCACCGGTCCTTTCCGGGATAACATCCGTATTTTCCTTAAACAATGTGCTGAGCCCGAAGATTACTGTGTCAAAGGAATGCCCCTTTGGTGCACCCTTCTTGTTCGTGACAAGAGCTGCGTCGTCCCTCTTTACACCATTGAAGAAGGTGTTAACCACTCTTTAAACCCTTTCTGTGATCACTGCAGGTGTACAG GTTGGGGCAACCATTTAGTTTCCAAGAGGAAGTATCATGTGGTAATACCAAATGATCGAGACTGGAATAAGCCTTTAGAGGATAATGTATTAAACATCCATTCCCATCTCTTACATGGGTTGATTCACTGTAATGGATTTGGTCATCTACTCTGCATCAACGGAATTGAAGGTGGTTCTAAGTATCTCTATGGCAGAGAAATCATGGATCTCTGGGATCGTATTTGTGAAATTCTTAAAGCTCG GAAAATCTCAGTGGAGGATGCATCGAAGAAGCATGGTATGGATCTACGTTTGCTTCATGGAGTCGCATATGGACATACATGGTTTGGTCGTTGGGGTTACAAGTTCTGCCGTGGAAGCTATGGTGTTTCAGAGGAAAATTATGATAGAGCAATTGAAATACTCAGCTCCCAGAAACTTGACAAAATCATTCAAGACTTCAGTGACAGGGAGCAAAGCAGACAAATCAAGTGCATGGTTCAGCATTATAGAGATCTTAGTGAGAGCCAGTTGGTCACAATCCGAGATCTTTTCAAGTTTATGCTCACTATCAAATCTCGTAGCGCATTGCAGAAGAAATTAGTAGCAGCTACTGCTGCTCCTTCAGCTTCTGTACAGAAAAATTCCATCAGAATATCGTTCCATAAGAAGGACAATTCGAAGGAAAAATATTTGAGATGCAAGAGGTTTACTAGTGTCATAGCTCATATGGATAGCCGATGGCCTGCAAAAAGGCTAGAATTTGCAGCAGAGGTGATTGTAGATGCTTTGAAGCAACATAAATCTGAGGTCGGTCATGGTGGGATGACAAGGCAGGATCTAAGAGATGCAGCTCGGATGCATATCGGTGATACGGGTTTGCTGGATTACGTATTGAAATCAATGAACAATGTAATCGTTGGATGTCACATTGTGCGTCGTGGAATTAACTCAGCTCGGGTTTTAGAATACACAATTGACGACGTAGATCCAGTTAAGGACCTTAAGTTGTTAGAAGCAACAGAGGAAATACATCAAAAACCTCTACCAGATCTTTTGCCTGCTCCTGCTCCTGTCCCTGGAACTGATGTTTATAATGATGTGGTGTATTTGTATAATAACACACTACTGAACTATCCAGAATCAGAATTGCTGGAACTTGCCACCCAGGCAGTTCTAGATAGCAAACACTTCGTGAAGGATCGGCCATTTAGAGATGAAGATGACCAGTTGTTGAGATTCTTTTGCCAAGTCATGCCTGGTTTGTTTGATGCAGAGAACATGGCAACTGAGACATCACCTGCTGGTGAACTTGTCATGGTTCCATTACATGCCACAGTTTTTGACCTAAAACAAGCTGCTGAAAAAGCATTGAGGGATACTTATTGTATTATGGATAAGTTTGTGGTGACAGAGGTCGACAACCTAGGTGAAATGGAAGATAGGGATGTACTGTTTGGAGCACTTGAGTCAGGTGCAGAAATTCTGGTCAGAGGGAGTGGAATAGATTTGGACAGTAATCTGAAGCATGAAGGCGGTGCGGACAATTGGATTGTCAGATGTGAATGTGGGGCTCGAGATGATGATGGGGAGAGGATGATAGCATGTGACATTTGTGAGGTGTGGCAGCACACACGCTGCTGTGGCATAGAGGACTCTGAGGCTGTGCCACCATTGTTTGTGTGCCCAGGGTGCTGCACTTCTTTTGGACCACCTATGACCAACTCTCCCCTAGAATTTCAGTGTTCTGATGATCTGCTATTGGACTCGGCCACTATGTATGGGATGGACTACGAGTATGACAACTGCATTGGGCTACTACAATGA